Proteins encoded within one genomic window of Felis catus isolate Fca126 chromosome C1, F.catus_Fca126_mat1.0, whole genome shotgun sequence:
- the LOC101082733 gene encoding RING finger protein 223 isoform X5 — MSSGQQAWHTAMLAPGRTSPAATVPGSPSSASSPRSPSTPSSEKAASPLECSICFSGYDNLFKTPKELSCTHVFCLECLARLAAAQPTGQPGSEAVPCPFCRQPTAVPAAGAPALRTSRQLQARMPAHLRREEPVWLEGTKLCCRPPPSAPGLPEPGFVCVDVGLSKPAQPAAPTPTPDPARHRGRLARCWARCRNWRRVALVTALLLVLSCVVLWPVQCALKTGNLHCLPQPSAATATATATATAFSSGPLADT; from the coding sequence ATGTCGTCAGGCCAGCAGGCGTGGCATACGGCCATGCTGGCCCCCGGTCGGACCAGCCCTGCAGCCACGGTGCCTGGGTCCCCCAGCTCAGCCAGCAGCCCCAGGTCCCCCAGCACCCCGAGCTCAGAGAAGGCGGCCTCCCCGCTGGAATGCTCCATCTGCTTCTCGGGCTACGACAACCTCTTCAAGACGCCGAAGGAGCTCTCCTGCACACACGTCTTCTGCCTGGAGTGCCTGGCACGGCTGGCGGCCGCCCAGCCAACCGGCCAGCCCGGCAGCGAGGCCGTGCCCTGCCCGTTCTGCCGGCAGCCTACGGCTGTGCCTGCCGCCGGGGCCCCCGCGCTGCGCACCAGCCGCCAGCTGCAGGCCAGGATGCCGGCGCACCTGCGGCGGGAGGAGCCCGTGTGGCTGGAGGGCACGAAGCTGTGCTGCCGCCCACCGCCCTCCGCGCCGGGCCTTCCCGAGCCCGGCTTCGTGTGTGTGGACGTGGGCCTGAGCAAGCCCGCCCAGCCCGCCGCACCCACGCCCACTCCAGACCCCGCGCGCCACCGGGGCCGCCTGGCCCGCTGCTGGGCCCGCTGCAGGAACTGGAGGCGGGTGGCGCTGGTCACAGCCCTGCTGCTGGTGCTCTCCTGTGTGGTGCTCTGGCCCGTGCAGTGCGCGCTCAAGACTGGGAACTTGCACTGCCTTCCTCAGCCCTCcgcggccacggccacggccacggccacggccaccgCTTTCTCTTCTGGGCCCCTGGCTGACACCTAG